From one Candidatus Equadaptatus faecalis genomic stretch:
- a CDS encoding glycine zipper family protein, with translation MGIAVLAGIIIAIIIAWANSADKKEKKQEYLEHVYEVTKQVHIFHLKHGFDADSQDVYYGLPFILLDDKSKQIMCSPIGDEAYLIPYSKLLGYKLCENGHVREESDAFSGAVTGALIGNMIDKKYTSAGAIIGASGAGKEYIPVSDGVELLLQIEDTKEPLITMTFVKEDTDKDTEVYKQGLKDARKAEALLAVVMKQNRKGGLPDGEIHKWTFDPNNHENPEDWDENDVKQFRRDLGLDG, from the coding sequence ATGGGCATAGCCGTATTGGCAGGTATAATTATCGCAATAATAATTGCCTGGGCAAACAGCGCTGACAAAAAAGAAAAAAAACAGGAATACCTTGAACACGTCTACGAAGTCACGAAACAGGTGCACATATTCCATCTGAAACACGGCTTTGACGCGGACAGTCAGGACGTGTACTACGGACTTCCCTTCATACTGCTTGACGACAAAAGCAAACAGATAATGTGCAGTCCCATAGGCGACGAAGCATACCTAATACCGTACTCAAAACTGCTCGGGTACAAACTCTGCGAAAACGGACACGTCCGCGAGGAAAGCGACGCATTCTCAGGGGCGGTCACAGGAGCCCTTATCGGAAATATGATAGACAAAAAATACACCTCGGCAGGGGCAATAATAGGCGCTTCGGGCGCCGGAAAGGAATACATACCCGTCAGCGACGGCGTGGAACTGCTTCTGCAGATAGAAGACACCAAAGAACCGCTGATAACAATGACCTTCGTTAAAGAAGACACCGACAAAGACACGGAAGTCTATAAACAGGGGCTCAAAGACGCCCGTAAAGCTGAAGCCCTGCTCGCCGTAGTAATGAAACAAAACCGCAAAGGCGGACTCCCCGATGGGGAAATTCACAAATGGACGTTTGACCCGAACAATCACGAAAACCCAGAAGACTGGGACGAAAACGACGTAAAACAATTCCGCCGCGACCTCGGACTTGACGGCTGA